The proteins below come from a single Papaver somniferum cultivar HN1 chromosome 11, ASM357369v1, whole genome shotgun sequence genomic window:
- the LOC113324785 gene encoding uncharacterized protein LOC113324785, with product MIKLKKFGCPFEIIADKPNGDVYKLYKVMNGCHNHDDPESLIGHAVVSGSKPHQLETVRSMKSCILSDILKKIKDNLSILRQIYAEKAAFMRREWEGRAIMEQPQWLADQHGYTMRKQVLEGKVTFIFFAHQEMIKLAECFHRVLLIDCTYKTNKYNMSLLKNACHTSDKQNFTVAWEFMDQENDVSFTFMLETLKDIHRGDQTLRIIVTDNDQALMNVISYG from the coding sequence ATGATTAAATTAAAGAAGTTTGGATGCCCGTTTGAGATTATAGCCGATAAACCCAATGGTGATGTATACAAACTCTAtaaagtgatgaatggttgtcataatcatgatgatccgGAATCTCTTATTGGACACGCTGTTGTTTCTGGATcgaaaccacatcaattggaaacaGTAAGGTCGATGAAATCGTGTATACTAAGTGACATCCTTAAGAAGATTAAGGATAACTTGTCCATTTTGAGACAAATTTACGCGGAAAAAGCAGCCTTTATGAGGAGGGAATGGGAAGGTAGAGCGATTATGGAACAACCTCAGTGGTTAGCCGATCAACAcggatacacaatgaggaagcaGGTATTGGAAGGCAAAGTGACTTTTATTTTCTTTGCGCATCAGGAGATGATCAAGTTGGCCGAATGCTTCCATCGagttttgttaatagattgtacgtacaagaccaacaagtacaacATGTCGTTGTTAAAAAATGCTTGCCACACTTCCGATAAGCAAAATTTCACGGTGGCATGGGAGTTTATGGATCaggagaatgatgtgagttttacttTCATGTTAGAGACCTTGAAGGATATACACCGTGGTGATCAAACTCTGAGGATCATAGTAACGGATAATGATCAAGCACTAATGAATGTCATATCATATGGGTAG